In Candidatus Nitrosotalea sinensis, one DNA window encodes the following:
- a CDS encoding resolvase, translating into MVLAEYPELDKKVPVRNKNRKTVNQRIARTRRQRGYHWEDTLVKRFNAVEGWKAFRLGSPSVGLPDILAVSTKENVIYTIEAKSGTNTTLRVPFDQIQRCLKWIHTFELYQTRKMVVAFKFSSKKRIGTGKYEHRELREYFKIWDEKYPVTDFICTYDGDTYAMTEGKRLPLNLESCVMPFIK; encoded by the coding sequence ATGGTACTTGCAGAATATCCAGAACTTGACAAGAAAGTACCAGTGCGTAACAAAAACCGCAAAACAGTCAATCAGCGCATTGCAAGAACTCGAAGGCAACGTGGGTACCATTGGGAAGATACTCTTGTGAAGAGATTTAATGCAGTTGAAGGTTGGAAGGCATTTCGATTGGGATCACCTAGTGTAGGGTTGCCAGACATACTAGCTGTTAGCACGAAAGAAAATGTCATCTACACAATAGAGGCAAAATCCGGCACAAACACCACCTTGAGAGTTCCATTTGATCAGATACAACGATGCCTGAAATGGATACATACCTTTGAACTATATCAGACAAGAAAAATGGTGGTAGCATTCAAGTTTTCATCAAAGAAAAGAATAGGAACTGGAAAATATGAACACCGAGAACTAAGGGAATACTTTAAGATCTGGGATGAAAAATATCCTGTCACTGATTTTATCTGTACTTATGATGGAGATACATATGCCATGACTGAAGGGAAAAGGCTGCCGTTAAATTTAGAATCATGTGTAATGCCTTTTATTAAATGA
- a CDS encoding threonine synthase — MQSQAYLKCIDPTCGLEYPVTDTRIECEKGHLLDVKYASAPPVSLKEVFYKRRNHSNNIFNESGVWRFRELLNFCQIDTENIDQCSKYLVSLDGAEGRLSKPYHMSRVSKYVGLQNLWLQPEGYNPSGSFKDNGMTTAVTHAKLVKIKKIICASTGNTSASAAMYAANENMDCDVYIPAGEVAPGKLSQAFQFGAQVVEIKGNFDDALSASLKQAGQIGGYTVNSVNPFRIEGQKTIVFRVLEYLDWNPPDWIVYPGGALGNTSSCGKALMELYEWGWIKKIPRLAIVNSEGANTLYNLYNGKFENTELRWNKGKPDTGLVSRYYDHMDKNNLRPKTKATAIQIAKPANILKGLRALDFTNGIVTQVSDSEMLDGMALVGLNGFDCEMASGAVPAGVKKLIEQGIIKKDESVVGILTGRQKDSSIPVDYHKNPQNQFAIPPRS, encoded by the coding sequence ATGCAGTCTCAGGCATATCTAAAATGTATAGACCCAACATGTGGTTTGGAGTATCCTGTAACTGATACTAGAATTGAATGTGAAAAGGGTCATTTGTTAGATGTCAAGTATGCTTCAGCTCCTCCAGTATCTCTAAAAGAAGTCTTTTACAAAAGACGTAATCACTCCAACAATATCTTCAATGAAAGTGGAGTGTGGCGTTTTAGAGAACTGTTGAATTTCTGTCAGATAGATACTGAAAATATTGATCAATGTTCCAAATATCTTGTTTCATTAGATGGTGCAGAAGGAAGATTGTCAAAACCATATCACATGTCCCGTGTATCGAAATATGTAGGACTACAAAATCTGTGGCTGCAACCTGAAGGGTATAATCCAAGCGGTTCTTTCAAAGATAACGGCATGACAACAGCTGTGACTCATGCAAAACTTGTCAAGATTAAAAAAATAATATGCGCATCAACAGGTAACACTTCTGCTTCTGCTGCAATGTATGCTGCAAATGAAAATATGGATTGTGATGTATACATACCTGCAGGAGAAGTGGCTCCTGGAAAATTAAGCCAGGCATTTCAGTTTGGTGCTCAAGTAGTAGAGATTAAAGGAAATTTTGATGATGCCTTGTCTGCTTCATTAAAACAAGCAGGACAGATAGGAGGATACACTGTAAACTCTGTAAACCCGTTTAGAATTGAAGGACAAAAAACAATTGTATTTAGAGTACTCGAATATCTTGATTGGAATCCTCCTGACTGGATTGTATATCCTGGAGGCGCACTTGGTAATACTTCAAGTTGCGGTAAGGCATTGATGGAGCTATATGAATGGGGATGGATTAAAAAAATTCCAAGACTTGCAATTGTAAATTCTGAGGGTGCAAACACTTTGTACAATCTGTATAATGGAAAATTTGAAAATACAGAGTTACGCTGGAATAAAGGAAAACCCGATACTGGTCTTGTGTCACGATACTATGATCACATGGATAAGAACAACCTACGACCGAAGACAAAGGCTACTGCAATCCAAATTGCAAAACCTGCAAACATACTCAAAGGATTACGAGCACTTGATTTCACAAATGGAATTGTAACCCAAGTATCTGATTCTGAGATGCTTGATGGCATGGCACTTGTTGGCCTAAATGGATTTGATTGTGAAATGGCATCAGGTGCAGTACCTGCAGGAGTAAAAAAACTAATTGAGCAAGGAATCATCAAAAAAGATGAATCCGTTGTAGGAATACTTACAGGACGACAAAAAGATTCTAGCATACCTGTGGATTACCATAAAAATCCGCAAAACCAGTTTGCGATACCGCCACGCTCTTAA
- a CDS encoding type II glyceraldehyde-3-phosphate dehydrogenase, with product MKKVFVNGYGSIGSRITQFIADDRDIEVLGVGKYSPDEKVSDAISRGFHVYVPKAKVDAFKNYKISGTIEDALSKCDLVIDAAPGGVGYQNKKSYYEPKNVSAIFQGGEKIGGDESVASLIFNSRVNYEKAFGAKYVMQGSCNVTGMGRILQPLKEKYGKRLKRFDATLLRRWADLEDSKAQVKDSIEWTRRPHHNEDVKSYMGADTPLFIRAFKVPTRQMHVHLMDIRFDGPAPSSQEIIDLYKNEYGVATLYNVKGTKDIRDYAESIKFNFKDTNMIHIHADMTEVQDDIVKMTYSDDQTGIVVPENHLLMQAMLFNRKREDAFKHTEELFHMEEKKKLLQEHFAKK from the coding sequence ATGAAGAAGGTTTTCGTTAACGGTTATGGTTCAATCGGTAGCAGAATAACTCAATTTATTGCAGATGACAGAGATATCGAAGTTTTAGGTGTAGGCAAATACTCCCCCGATGAGAAAGTTAGTGACGCAATATCACGAGGTTTTCATGTCTATGTCCCAAAAGCAAAGGTTGATGCTTTTAAAAATTACAAGATATCTGGTACAATAGAAGATGCTCTTTCCAAATGTGATCTTGTGATAGATGCAGCACCAGGAGGAGTAGGATATCAAAATAAAAAATCATACTATGAACCAAAAAATGTAAGTGCAATATTCCAAGGCGGTGAAAAGATTGGCGGTGATGAATCAGTTGCAAGTTTGATATTCAATTCTCGTGTGAACTATGAAAAGGCCTTTGGTGCAAAATACGTCATGCAAGGAAGTTGCAATGTGACAGGTATGGGAAGAATACTCCAGCCTCTCAAGGAGAAATACGGAAAGAGACTAAAGCGATTTGATGCTACATTGCTAAGAAGATGGGCAGACCTTGAGGATTCAAAGGCACAAGTAAAAGACTCCATAGAATGGACCAGAAGGCCACATCACAATGAAGATGTCAAAAGCTACATGGGTGCAGACACTCCATTATTCATCAGGGCATTCAAGGTGCCTACAAGACAGATGCACGTACACTTGATGGACATACGCTTTGATGGTCCCGCACCAAGTTCTCAAGAGATAATTGATTTGTACAAAAACGAATACGGTGTTGCAACACTGTACAATGTCAAAGGTACAAAAGATATTCGAGATTATGCAGAATCAATTAAATTCAATTTCAAGGACACAAACATGATTCACATTCATGCAGACATGACCGAAGTCCAAGACGACATTGTAAAGATGACATATTCAGACGACCAAACAGGAATTGTGGTACCAGAAAATCACCTGTTGATGCAAGCAATGCTGTTTAACAGAAAAAGAGAAGACGCCTTCAAACATACCGAAGAATTGTTCCACATGGAAGAGAAAAAGAAACTATTGCAGGAGCACTTTGCAAAGAAATAA
- the rpsJ gene encoding 30S ribosomal protein S10: MTQTARIKLTSTSLQRLDGVCTEIKGIGEKTGVKVKGPTPLPVKTLNVVTRKSPCGQGTNTYEKWEMRIHRRVIDLGADDRAIRQLMRIKIPNDVYIELTLK, encoded by the coding sequence ATGACCCAGACAGCCCGAATCAAATTAACAAGTACAAGTCTTCAAAGACTTGACGGGGTCTGTACTGAAATTAAAGGAATCGGAGAAAAGACAGGAGTCAAAGTAAAAGGTCCAACACCCTTACCAGTAAAAACACTTAACGTAGTTACAAGAAAGTCTCCATGCGGTCAAGGTACAAATACTTATGAAAAATGGGAGATGAGAATCCACCGAAGAGTAATTGATCTTGGCGCAGACGATAGAGCAATAAGACAACTCATGAGAATCAAAATTCCAAATGACGTTTACATTGAGTTGACTCTCAAATAA
- a CDS encoding C2H2-type zinc finger protein, translated as MNIFKKFKCDVCGAKFRQQEYLMQHQQLYHSEKAYDCKMCNQNFQSMEAMRTHMQRFHTYRGKRDV; from the coding sequence TTGAATATATTCAAGAAATTCAAGTGCGATGTATGCGGTGCAAAATTTAGACAGCAAGAATATCTAATGCAACATCAGCAACTATACCATAGTGAAAAAGCATATGACTGTAAAATGTGCAATCAAAATTTCCAGAGCATGGAAGCAATGAGAACGCATATGCAAAGATTCCACACTTATCGTGGAAAAAGAGACGTCTAG
- a CDS encoding flavin reductase family protein yields MTRKLPGKAERYFTTGISMITSQGPHGSNVMAAEWVMQISYNPILIAAFIHKGSQTLKNIEKTKEFGVNVASEKQTSQVSVAGGYSGSEIDKMQIKNLFNIIKSKKINAPSISGCTINAECILVKKEKIGDHVMLVGKVVRMQHDESQSPLIYHRNRYFQIGPAIEPQREEILVDKETFEFFSNLAQKRFVLKCIGITVKSKNKILVIKQPNSSIQTIPLCIPSPGKNHVRHLERFLKNIKLDLKLDSEPIMKRLVLKYEKNFQRINMILYNGKIKSEKEHSLKSVSLDPILSIL; encoded by the coding sequence ATGACAAGAAAACTTCCAGGTAAAGCAGAACGATATTTTACTACGGGAATATCCATGATCACATCACAAGGCCCACATGGATCAAATGTCATGGCAGCAGAATGGGTCATGCAGATTTCATACAATCCAATTTTGATTGCGGCATTCATTCACAAAGGATCACAGACTCTCAAGAATATAGAAAAAACCAAAGAATTTGGAGTAAATGTGGCATCAGAAAAACAGACATCTCAAGTAAGTGTAGCAGGAGGATATTCGGGATCTGAGATAGACAAGATGCAAATCAAAAATCTCTTCAATATTATAAAATCAAAAAAGATCAATGCCCCATCAATATCAGGATGTACAATAAACGCAGAATGCATTCTTGTCAAAAAAGAAAAAATAGGGGATCATGTTATGCTGGTAGGAAAAGTAGTACGCATGCAACATGATGAATCCCAGAGTCCATTGATATACCATAGAAATAGATATTTTCAGATAGGTCCTGCAATAGAACCTCAACGAGAAGAAATACTAGTAGACAAAGAAACTTTTGAATTTTTCAGTAACCTTGCACAAAAAAGATTTGTGTTAAAATGCATCGGTATCACAGTAAAATCAAAAAATAAAATTCTAGTAATAAAACAACCAAATAGTTCCATACAAACAATACCATTATGCATTCCATCCCCTGGAAAAAATCATGTCAGACATCTTGAGAGATTCCTAAAGAACATAAAATTAGATTTAAAATTAGACTCGGAACCAATCATGAAAAGGCTAGTCTTAAAATACGAAAAAAATTTTCAGAGAATCAACATGATATTATACAATGGAAAAATCAAGTCAGAGAAAGAGCATTCATTGAAATCTGTTAGTTTGGATCCAATCTTGAGTATACTTTAG
- a CDS encoding hemolysin family protein produces the protein MDVVMIFKIILLALLVSLSALFSGAEVALIGTNKAKVNQLVKDKVRGSASLAKLKSNPNRMLATINLGTALANVGSSALATEIALGLLGNNGLAISIGIMTFILLVFGENAPKSYCNANPVKVSLWISGVTLTFSYIFYPFVIVFEKITHAILWMLKSPYHPPPVTEQEIYNVIEQGLEDKALKKHERELVHGALKFDDIVIRAVMTPRTKMFMLPAKMILFDAMPLISKSGYSRIPLYKDTPDQIVGILNVRDLLKNLERDEKIITLESLGRKPIFVSQEQRISKLLKEMQGRQTHMAIVVDEFGGVEGCVTLEDLLEEIVGEIMDETDMEELNFKMLDKNTMLASGDVEIDTVNEVLKSDIPQGDDYSTLNGLFHDKLKDIPRKGDRVVMESIKMTVEDTANNQATKIKIEKLPSSD, from the coding sequence ATGGATGTAGTGATGATCTTCAAGATAATTCTGCTGGCACTTTTGGTTTCACTGTCTGCCCTTTTTAGTGGGGCAGAAGTAGCTCTTATTGGAACAAACAAGGCAAAGGTCAACCAGTTGGTAAAAGACAAGGTAAGAGGCTCGGCATCCCTTGCAAAGCTAAAATCAAATCCAAACAGAATGCTTGCAACAATAAATCTTGGAACAGCACTAGCAAACGTAGGCTCTTCTGCACTTGCTACTGAAATTGCGCTTGGCCTACTTGGTAACAACGGACTTGCAATATCTATAGGCATCATGACCTTCATACTTTTGGTCTTTGGCGAGAATGCCCCAAAATCATATTGTAATGCCAATCCCGTCAAAGTATCACTTTGGATAAGCGGTGTAACACTAACTTTTAGCTACATATTCTACCCATTTGTCATAGTGTTTGAAAAAATAACACATGCAATACTGTGGATGCTAAAAAGTCCATACCATCCTCCCCCAGTAACAGAACAAGAAATCTATAATGTAATAGAACAAGGTCTTGAAGACAAGGCATTAAAAAAACACGAGCGTGAACTTGTTCATGGGGCACTAAAGTTTGATGATATTGTAATAAGAGCAGTAATGACTCCGAGAACAAAGATGTTCATGCTTCCTGCAAAGATGATTCTTTTTGACGCAATGCCACTGATAAGCAAAAGCGGATATTCTAGAATTCCGCTATACAAGGACACACCAGATCAAATTGTTGGAATACTAAATGTAAGAGACTTGCTCAAAAATTTAGAAAGGGATGAAAAGATAATCACTCTAGAATCTCTTGGGAGAAAACCAATCTTTGTTTCTCAGGAACAAAGAATCAGTAAGCTGCTCAAAGAAATGCAAGGTAGACAAACCCACATGGCAATTGTTGTTGATGAATTTGGAGGAGTTGAAGGATGTGTCACTTTGGAAGATCTGTTAGAAGAAATTGTTGGTGAAATAATGGATGAAACTGACATGGAGGAGCTCAACTTTAAGATGCTAGACAAGAACACCATGCTTGCAAGTGGCGATGTTGAGATAGACACAGTAAACGAAGTTCTCAAGTCAGATATTCCACAAGGAGACGACTACTCTACACTAAATGGTCTTTTTCATGACAAACTAAAGGACATACCAAGAAAGGGAGACAGAGTGGTAATGGAATCAATAAAAATGACAGTCGAAGATACTGCAAACAATCAAGCAACTAAAATCAAGATAGAAAAACTTCCAAGTTCAGATTAA
- a CDS encoding DsbA family protein translates to MKIHLPSVGIGVGAVIGIAFVVLLLGHAFEKPSTQIPGTSFTVTPAQGNMTQASVNFLVDNTSPILGSKDAPITMIEFGDYQCFYCNKFYHTIEPDIVKNYINTGKVRMVFKDFVIIGQDSVNAAHAAHCAQEQGKFWEYHDALYDNWAGENTGWASSNNLTSFATKVGLNGTQFSNCMSQSRYLPMIQGSMSDAKGLGLTGTPDFFIVAPDHSITKIVGAQPYEVFDNLFKSKLNS, encoded by the coding sequence TTGAAGATTCACCTGCCCTCTGTAGGTATAGGAGTGGGCGCCGTAATTGGCATTGCGTTTGTAGTTCTGCTCTTAGGGCACGCATTTGAGAAACCCTCAACACAGATTCCTGGAACTTCATTTACTGTGACACCTGCACAAGGCAACATGACACAGGCTTCAGTTAATTTTCTTGTAGATAACACATCTCCAATACTTGGCTCAAAAGATGCACCTATAACCATGATAGAGTTTGGAGACTACCAGTGTTTTTACTGTAACAAATTCTATCATACCATTGAACCTGATATAGTGAAAAATTACATCAACACAGGCAAGGTACGCATGGTCTTCAAAGACTTTGTAATTATTGGACAAGATTCTGTAAATGCGGCACATGCGGCACACTGTGCTCAGGAGCAGGGCAAGTTTTGGGAGTATCATGATGCTTTGTATGATAACTGGGCAGGTGAGAACACTGGCTGGGCGTCATCTAATAACTTGACATCATTTGCAACAAAGGTGGGTCTTAATGGCACACAATTCTCAAATTGTATGTCTCAATCTAGATATCTGCCTATGATACAGGGAAGCATGTCTGATGCAAAGGGCCTTGGCCTTACAGGAACACCTGACTTTTTCATAGTAGCTCCGGATCATTCCATTACTAAAATAGTTGGAGCACAACCATACGAGGTTTTTGATAATCTATTCAAATCTAAGCTAAATTCATGA
- a CDS encoding RNA polymerase Rbp10, which yields MSEPTQEIPADEKPTSFSVFYSCMRCGTQVSQSELTRLPEIKCICGFRVFTKVRPPVVKTIKAF from the coding sequence ATGTCAGAACCAACACAAGAAATTCCAGCTGATGAAAAACCAACAAGCTTTAGCGTATTTTATTCATGCATGCGTTGCGGTACACAAGTCTCACAATCAGAATTAACAAGATTGCCTGAAATAAAATGCATCTGTGGTTTTAGAGTATTTACCAAGGTAAGACCACCAGTAGTAAAGACAATCAAAGCATTCTAG
- a CDS encoding hydroxymethylglutaryl-CoA synthase family protein, with amino-acid sequence MAAGIDDIAIYIPKLFVDARDFAQARGMDPDKLQRGLGVSKMAIVDTNQDPACMAANACLRIMERNKLSPKDVGRLYVATESSLDESKAMNSYVIGMLEQVYGADSFGHCGGIECKFACVSGSYALYDNTNWIRAGEAEGKYAIVVVSDIAKYDLGSSGEYTQGAGAVAMLLNDTPRLMTFDPKVTSTSIKNEYDFYRPFGKETPIVNGQYSNLLYMIQVKKALMAYKEKAISTGIIKLREGETILDYIDFINMHLPYSNMGKKALTYLLRHEWRSLPRWKGIVDKMGMQEPIPKDPRGTIESILADEEFMQKDHEFTKRFTMTEEFQEAYDSKLASSLIASSMVGNLYTASLYMGFRSCLEFEFQKGTDLEAKRFGFGSYGSGSSAMVFSGVIMPTYKEIVKNMNLEAEIGNRRKVSLEEYEQIHESKLSPTQNILEGKKEFVLIGVGSSPELRGQRKYIFKE; translated from the coding sequence TTGGCCGCAGGTATTGACGATATTGCAATCTACATCCCAAAACTGTTTGTAGATGCAAGAGATTTTGCTCAAGCCAGGGGAATGGACCCTGACAAGCTACAGCGAGGGCTAGGTGTATCAAAGATGGCAATAGTGGATACTAATCAAGACCCAGCGTGTATGGCAGCAAATGCATGCCTTAGGATAATGGAACGCAACAAACTTTCTCCAAAAGATGTAGGAAGACTCTATGTTGCAACTGAATCATCACTTGATGAATCAAAGGCCATGAATTCCTATGTGATTGGAATGCTCGAGCAGGTCTATGGTGCAGATTCTTTTGGTCACTGTGGTGGAATTGAATGCAAATTTGCATGTGTGAGCGGTTCTTACGCATTATATGATAACACTAATTGGATTAGGGCAGGTGAAGCAGAAGGCAAGTATGCAATTGTCGTAGTCTCTGACATTGCAAAATACGACCTAGGTTCTAGTGGTGAATACACCCAAGGGGCAGGTGCAGTTGCAATGCTTCTAAATGATACTCCTAGATTAATGACATTTGATCCTAAAGTAACTTCTACTTCAATCAAGAATGAATATGATTTCTACCGACCATTTGGAAAAGAGACACCGATAGTAAATGGCCAGTACTCTAACTTGCTTTACATGATTCAGGTCAAAAAGGCACTGATGGCATACAAGGAAAAAGCAATCTCAACTGGAATCATCAAACTAAGGGAAGGTGAGACAATTTTGGATTATATTGATTTTATCAACATGCATCTTCCATACAGCAACATGGGCAAAAAGGCATTGACATATCTTTTACGACATGAATGGCGAAGTCTTCCAAGATGGAAAGGAATTGTAGACAAGATGGGAATGCAAGAACCGATTCCTAAAGACCCGCGAGGTACAATTGAATCAATACTTGCAGACGAGGAATTTATGCAAAAAGATCACGAGTTTACAAAACGATTCACAATGACTGAAGAATTCCAGGAAGCATATGATTCCAAACTTGCAAGCTCACTTATTGCATCAAGCATGGTCGGCAACCTTTACACTGCATCACTTTACATGGGCTTTAGAAGCTGCCTTGAATTTGAGTTCCAGAAAGGCACAGACCTTGAAGCAAAAAGGTTTGGATTTGGCTCATATGGGAGTGGAAGCAGCGCCATGGTCTTTAGTGGTGTAATCATGCCTACATACAAGGAAATTGTAAAGAACATGAACCTTGAAGCAGAGATTGGTAACAGACGTAAAGTCTCACTTGAAGAATATGAGCAGATACATGAAAGCAAGCTAAGCCCGACACAGAACATCCTTGAGGGCAAGAAAGAATTCGTACTCATAGGTGTTGGAAGTAGCCCCGAATTGAGGGGCCAGCGTAAATACATCTTTAAAGAATAA